The window GAGACTCTTTTTTGACGCTGGCCATGATGGATATCGATTTTTTTAAACGGTACAACGACAATTACGGGCATCCTGCCGGTGATGATGTATTAATTCAGATGGCCGGGGTGCTCAAGAGGATTGTAAAACGTCCGGATGATTACCTGTTCCGTGTTGGAGGAGAAGAATTTGCCATTCTTTTCCCTGGGACCGACAGCTCCGGTTCCCTTAAGTTTCTCGAAAAGATCAGACAAAGTATTGAAGAACTGAAGATAATCCATCAGTATAGTGATGTCAGTGAACACATTACTGTATCCATTGGATCAAGGACATATAAAGGAACTGAAATACCCGAAAAAAACCAGTTTTACAGCCAGGCCGATCACTGTCTTTACGAAGCAAAGAAGCAGAGAAATAAAGTTGTAAGCCTTTAAATGCTAAATTTTTTTTTTACAGATAAAAAAGAAGCGCCATGGACAAGGCACGAACAGTCGTTGAAAACTGGAACCAATCCGATTATCCGAAGAGAGCTTGAGGATTTAACAGCCCGGCATGCAGATCATGCCGGGCTGTTGAGCAGTGACGTTCTCAAAATCGCGCATGGGATGATTGCCGTGCATTGGGATGCCATAACGTCAGCCATACTTGAAGGCCCGTTGCAGGTGCCTAAATCCCGAATGCAAACCGCGCCCAGAGATTGAGAGACTCATCTGTTCTGTTCAAACTGGAGACCCCGCCCGTCATCGCAGGGTTCAGGGCCTTCAGCATTGGGCCTTGCATGCTCTGCCCATGCCGGATCCGACATACAGGTATCCAGATCGTAGGCAGTGGAATTCATCTTTTGTACCTTCTGTTTCTTCATGGTATCTTCTGATTTTTTGCAGATTTTCTTTGGCATATCAACTCTCCTTTTTTTGTTTTTCAGGCCTAACATTAAAAATAAGGTGTCGGACCTGTGTTTGCAATGGGGAGAATTATCTATTGTTTGAACCATTATCCCGGGTCGCTTCCTGGGTAATATAATGGGCGCACCGCTTTTCGGAAAAAGTCAGGTGCTCCGCCATGGCCGTGCGGGCTGCATTGGCATTGTGATCCCGAATGGCCGCGACAATACGTCTGTGATGATCAAATAAGAGTCTGGTATCATCGCCCAGGGCGTAAACATTGCGCCAGACACCGCGCTGGAAATCCTTCATGGCATCAAAAATCCCCTGCATGAGATGCAGCCAGATCACGTTGTGGGTGGCCCGGGCAATCTGAAGGTGCAGCTTGGCATCCAGATCCTCAAGGGGTTTTTTGTCTTTGAGCTGGACGTCCATCCGGCAAAGGATCTCTTCCATTCGATCGATATCTTCTGGTGTGGCCCGTTCTGCCGCATAATAGGCTGTTAAAGCCTCTATGCCCTTGCGCACTTCGATCACCTCTAACGCGCGTTCCCTCTGGGTGCGGATAAGTTCACTCAAGGCATTGTCCTGATCGGCATCAATTAACGACTGCACCACCGTGCCGCCCCCCTGATATGACATCACCAGTCCCGAAGAAGCCAGCATGTTCAGGGCTTCGCGTACGGACGGCCTTGAAACACCGAACATCTGGGTCAGTTTCCGTTCCGGAGGCAGCTTGTCTCCGGGTGAAAACTCACCACGAAGGATGGATTCACGAATCTGCTGCGCAATCTGGGATGAAATTTTTTTCGGTTTGATGGGTTTGAATGTCATGGGCGGTGTATCCTGGGTCATGGGTTTATAAATTTGTCTTACCATTTAAATCATGGATAACTATTTTCAGCAATTCTTTTAATGGCTCGAAATAGAATATATTTGGGATGGGTAATTCAAGGAATATGCCTATATTCAATAAAATTGGCCTGACAAATTAATTGACAATAAATCACATGTATTATAGTGTGGCTAAAAATTGGTAAGACAAATTATATTTTCAAAGGAGGACGCATGTACGATCACTTCAAGTCCAAGGCGGAAGGTGTGAGCGCGGAGGTGTTCCGCTTTCCCGGCCGGGGTGCTGCCATGGATTTTATTATGGGTGTCATAAAACAGGAGCAGGTCAGTGACACACCCGGACATTATGCGGTGGTGGCGGAGTGTCCTTTTTTTGAAAATGTGGATAAAGAGGTATTGAATCAGATCCCAGGACTCTTTTTTGACATCAGCCGGGAACGGGCCGGCAACGCCAGCATTGGTATCAGCCAGGTTGATTGGGCCCTGGCTGATACCGGCACACTGGTACAGGATGCCACATCCATTGATAAACGGCTGGTCTCTACTCTGCCTGAAATTCATATCGCATTGATTGGCTCAAACAACCTGCTTCCGAATATGGCTTCCTTAATGGAAAAACTGAACCCGCAACAGATGAATTATATTGCCATGATGACCGGCCCCAGCCGCACGGCTGACATCGAACGGGTTCTGACCATCGGCGTCCACGGCCCCAAACGGCTGATTATTGTTCTGGTAGACGATCTGGGAGGGTGTAACTGATGGAACAAAAATTCAAACAATCCATAGACCGCGCCATAAACGACGCGAACCTGACCGGAGCCCTGGGCAAATTTTCAGAAGATTATAAGGTCAATCGAGCCAGGGCCTATGAGGGCATTGATTTCGAAGACCTTCGCAGCACCATTGCCCAACGGAAAGCCTATGCTGCCCAGCACCTGGACGAACTGTGCGCTATGTTCAAGGAAAATGCCGAAAATGCGGGGGCCAAGGTTTTTCTGGCCAAAACGCCGGCCCATGTGCGCGATTATATCCTCAAGGTTGCCAGGGAAAATAACGTCAAAACCGTTGTCAAATCCAAATCCATGGCCACGGAAGAGATCCACCTGAACGCGCACCTGGAAAAGGCAGGAATCAGCGTGGGCGAAACCGATCTGGGCGAATGGATCATCCAGCTGGCCGGACAAAGGCCCTCGCACATGGTCATGCCGGCTATTCACCTGACCCGTGAAGAGGTGGCGGATATCTTCAGCAAGGAAGTTGATGAACGGCTTTCCACGGACATTCCCCGCCTGGTTGCCGTGGCCCGAAATGAGCTGCGCGCCAAATTCCTCAAGGCCGACATGGGCATTTCCGGCGCCAACATGGCCGTGGCCGAAACCGGTACGCTGACCATCGTCACCAACGAGGGCAATGCCCGGCTGGTCACCTCGCTGCCCAGAATTCATGTGGCTGTGGTGGGTGTTGAAAAAATCGTGGAGAAACTTGCCGACATCGTTCCAATTCTGCGGGCCCTGCCCCGAAGTGCCACCGCACAACAGCTCACCAGCTATGTGACCATGATCACCGGCCGGACACCCAATGAAGACGGCTCCATGAAAGACCTTCATATTGTGCTCATGGACAACCGCCGGTCCGAGATGGCTGCCGATCCCAAATTCAAGCAGGCCATGCAGTGCATCCGTTGCGCCTCTTGTCTGAATGTCTGCCCGATTTTCCGTCTTGTTGGAGGGCATGTGTTCGGCAAGGTCTACACGGGCGGTATCGGAACCATCCTGACAGCCTGGTATGATCAGTTCAAAAGTGCCGAAGATATCCAGGGGCTGTGTATCCAGTGCGGTGCGTGTAAGGACGTCTGTCCGGGCAAGATAGACATTCCCGCATTGATCATGGAGATTCGCAGGCGCCTGGTCAACGATCAGGGCATCCCCGGGGTGACAAAATCCATCTACAAAGTGGTGAATAACCGCCGTCTGTTCCACAGTATGCTGCGCACGGCGTCATTGGCCGGAAAGCCCTTCACCAAAGGCAGATTTATCCGTCATCTGCCTTTTTTTCTCTCCGATCTCACCCATGACCGAAGCCTGCCTGCCATTGCGGCCAAGCCGTTCCGCGATGTATTCAAGACCATCAAGCAGCCTGACTGCCGGGAAAAAGTTGTATTTTACGCCGGATGCCTGATTGATTTTGCCTACCCTGAAATGGGGGAAGCCGTGGTCAAAATCCTGAATAAGGCAGGCATTGAGGTGCTTTTTCCGGAAAAGCAGACCTGCTGTGGTGCGCCTGCCCGTTACAACGGGGCTTACGAGGTTGCGGCCAACAATGCCGAGGATAATATAGAGGCCCTTCTTGAAAACAGTGATGCAAGGTATGTGATCTGTGCCTGTCCCACCTGCACGGTGGCCCTGGACCGGGAGTTTATTGACACCTTTGAATCCATCGGCAAACATGACAAGGTCGCCAAAGCAAAACAACTTGCCGGTAAAGTCATTGATTTTTCAACCCTGGTGAAAAAGCTGGTTGATGAAGAACGCCTGACCTTGAGCGCGGGTGAGCAGTTGGGTAAAATCACCTATCATGATTCCTGTCACCTCAAACGCACCCTGAAAGCAGAGCAACCCCCGCGTCAACTGCTGACCCAAAGCGGTTTTGCGCTGGCAGAGATGTTTGAGTGTGACACCTGCTGCGGCATGGGCGGGTCCTATTCCCTGAAACTACCCAAAATTTCAGGCTCAATTCTTACCCGCAAGCTCACCAACATTAAAAACACCGGCGCCGGCGCGGTGGCCATGGATTGCCCCGGCTGTGTCATGCAGATCAGGGGAGGATTGGATCAGGATGGTGCTGATATCAAAGTGTATCATACGGCGGAACTGATTGCCGGGCAACTCAAAGACTAAAACGATACGCGAATTTTACCCGATAATCCCCCGGCTGCGGAGAAATAGAAAAAAATGTGCGACCGGGGGATGCCGGCTAATAATATACGGGCTCGGCATATTCAATGCCGTACCCGTACTGGCCTCTCGGGTGTGAGGTGCCCAGCTCCGTGGACCATTTCACATAACCGGTATAGTTTTCGTATTTCTCAACGCCTTTTGAGGCCTTGTCGTAATTTTTAATCCTGATATAAACCTGCTGGCCGATGTCCATTTTTTCGTCCGAGATCAGGTAATTACCTCCGCTGCTGTAATTGTACATGCCTGCATCGTAGTAACTACCCTGGTCTTCGTATCTGTAAACATAGGCCGGGTTGTTACATTCCATGCGCATATATTTGCGTTTTTCAGAATAACGATCCATTTTAAATCTCCTTTATTTTAGAGAAAGTCTGTATGACCCGCACAGATCTTTCCATCTTCGTTGTGGGCCGAACCTGGCGGTTGATGTCCGGCCAGCCCATGGCCGTTATTTGAAATCCCGGGAGAATCTATCCTGGGATTTCAACCTTTGTTCCGGACTTTCGTCCAGGTGAAAGACCACGTCACTTGCGAGCTTGTTATTCAATCATTTTGCAAATGGTATGAAGAGCACCAGTCGTAATTAGAATCAAATTGAGTTATTACCAGCTGTGGAAGATCAGAAGTGTATAAAACTATATCAGGAGAGATTACTAACCCTAGTACATTGAATATTTTATCTTGAGTCAAGGCGGACAGGTGAAATACAATCCTGGATGAAATTACCCGTATAACGGCCATGGGCCGAGCCAGACATATCATCTGTCAGGCTTCGACCCACAACAAAGGTTGAAAGATCTTAGTAACTTACCCAGTCTTTCATATAAACAAATGAATTAATCTACCCAAAAAAGAGCTTCATAGTCCGAGCTGTTTCAATTATTCCGCTTCAAAAAAAGGGGGAATTCAAATTTTATCCATACAATCATGGTGGCCAGTGAAAAGATACTGTTTGTAAGCCAGGCGCTGATTCCCGGAGAAAGTATTTTCCCATGCCCTAAAGAGACACAGAAACTGTGAAGTATCCTGTATAAAAAGGCCAGGACAAGCCCTGTGGTAATCCCGACGGCAAGATTGTTTTTTACAAAGGGTCTGGTGCCGATGGTTACTATCTCATGGCCCCGTTCTTTATTTTTTATGCGATGGGCAAAAAGCGGCAGGCATATTTATTTCTGTGAGTTGGCCTGATTTACGGTACGTTAATGGGATTGGGAAGGATTGTTCAAGGTGCTCACTTTGCCAGTGATGTTCTCTGGTCCGCCGGCTTTGTCTACTATACCGGATTAAGTCTTGCCAAGGCTCTTCGGCTGACCCAGAATGCCGGGGGCGCGACATAAAATTATCGCTTTAACCTTACCCTTTTGGGGCCGGGTTTCTTCTTTTTCAGCACACGACCAGCCTGGACTCATGGATACCAGAATTTTCTTGAGAAAATGGCAAACATATGGTTCTGTTGTTTCGGTTAAGCAGCATCGTTTTTAACGATCTTGACAAGTCCATGCAATAAATCCAATGCAATTAGGATCGCCGGGTTAAATGCAAACGGTTTATATTGACGCATCTTCTGCCATTCTCCTGTATAAGGCCGGGCTATTTGTTCCGTGTACCCGTTATTTTTCCATTGTCATGGAAACTGATGTGTACAAAGAGGTCCGGGTGCCGGATCATCCCGGCGCACACTTTTTTTTATCCATGGTTCAAAAAAAGTGTGTTCAGGTGTTCAGGAGTGATCCTGACCGGCATATCAATGTTGATCTGCCCTCAAATTTAGATCTTGGCGAGCGGCAGACTCTGGGGCTTTATTTTCAGAATATCTGCTCGGATGACCGCTCGTTTATTATTATTGATGATGCAAAAGGAGCCAGATTCTGTCTGGGCCGCAAGGTGCCGTTTATCAATGCCCTGCTGGTCCCCAAAATTTTATGGTTTGCCGGCCTATTGAACAAAGATGATTATCTTGATAAAACCACCCTTGTTATTGAGAACGGGCGGTACTCTGGAACTGTAATTAAAAAGGCAGATGCTTTGTCCTCATCGGACCTGGCCATGTTTATACCTGATGAAACCTGATTTTTATTGTGAAAACAATGTTACTGTAGATGCCAAAGTCTGGAAAAAAAAAGCCCGGGGGTTTGCCGTCAGAGCCCACGACTATCTTTGGCGCAGCAACAATGCAGACCCTTTGACGTTCCTGTACCTTAAGGGATTCAATCTTGATTTCATAGGAAAAATGTCCCTTGGGTGGAACAAATTTAGTCACACCCGGCCCTGCAAAGGGTGGGGACTTTCCGGGACAGGCTCTTTTTTTATCCCCTGCGGTATTGTGTTCCCCTATATTGTGGAAAAAGAAATTACAGGGCTTTTTATTATTTCAATGGAGCATCCGGATTCTGATTCCAGTTCTGAAATGATAATTCCGGGAAGTGTTAAAGGTCCCCTGATTTTAGGTCCCGGGAATGGTGACGTTAAAGAAGCGACCGGCATCCTGGAAGGGCTTAGAATCTACCAGGAAAGTCAGGATCTGTTCAGTGTTAAAATTTCTCTGCCCCAAACATGATCGTTTATGTCTAAAGAATTAAATACCGATCCTTTCCCGATTATACAAAATACGGATCAACGGAAAGCAGCACAAACTTCTTTATTGGCTGAATTCGGAACATACTTTCAGCTGTTTTTTCTGGCAGGGGCCGGCTGGGGCGCTGTGGTCTACGGTAAAACCGAAGAATTTAAAACGTTTTCCATTATTTTTTCCGCCATTATTCTGGAAGCCTTTCCCTTTATGCTCATGGGTGCCTTGCTGGGCGGATTTGTGGACGTGTTTCTGTCAAGGGAGCAACTGGTTCGGATACTGCCCCAAAACCCCATAAAAGCCATTATTTTGGCGGCATTTATGGGAATTTGTTTTCCTGTATGTGAATGCGCCATCGTTCCTGTTGTCAGAAAATTTCTTCAAAAGGGTATGCCCTTGGGTGCTGCTGTCGCGTTTCTTCTTGGCGGGCCCATTGTTAACCCCCTGGTATTTTCCTCTACTTTTGTGGCGTACTCCTTTTCCTGGGATGTGCCTGTATTACGCACACTGATCGGTGCGTCCATTGCTGTTGGCATCGGCATATTGATCAACATGTTTATCAGTGAATCCCGGGGTGTTCTGCCCGGCAAAGGCCATGACCATCATTGCGGCTCCTGTGGTTGCGGACATGATCACGAAATTTTGGCAAAACAGCCTTTTGTAAAAAAAATAGCCTCGGCATTTTCCCATGCCGCCCTGGATTTTTATGACATCGGCCGATTCCTTGTTATCGGGGCATTTATCGCAGCGGTGCTTCAGACCGTAATTTCCCGGCAGGCTTTTTTTTCCATGGACACAGGCGCTTATGCATCCGTGGGAGTGATGATGATTTTAGCCTTTGTTTTAAATCTGTGCAGCGAGGCAGATGCCTTTATTGCCGCGTCCCTGGCACCTGTCGGAGTGCCTTTTTCAGCCCAGATGGCGTTTATGGTTTTGGGCCCCATGCTCGATATTAAGCTGATCATCATGTATCTGGGTGTGTTCACGAAAAAAATGATTTTTACCCTTTGTTTTACCATTGTTTTTTTTGTACTTTTTGCCATGGTGGTCCTGCAGTTTGCATTAACAACGGGTGCCTGGACAGGGGTCGGACCGTGATTATCAGAAAATTCCTTCCCCTGACATCTTTTTCCATATGGATGGTTACGTTTTCATGGCTGTTGTGGGACGATAATTTCCAGTTTTTTTTGAAACCATCTTTTAAGATTCTGGTGATCGCAGGTCTGGTGTTCAGTGTATCTCTCTGGGGTGGGCTGGCTGT is drawn from uncultured Desulfobacter sp. and contains these coding sequences:
- a CDS encoding lactate utilization protein, with amino-acid sequence MYDHFKSKAEGVSAEVFRFPGRGAAMDFIMGVIKQEQVSDTPGHYAVVAECPFFENVDKEVLNQIPGLFFDISRERAGNASIGISQVDWALADTGTLVQDATSIDKRLVSTLPEIHIALIGSNNLLPNMASLMEKLNPQQMNYIAMMTGPSRTADIERVLTIGVHGPKRLIIVLVDDLGGCN
- a CDS encoding permease, with protein sequence MSKELNTDPFPIIQNTDQRKAAQTSLLAEFGTYFQLFFLAGAGWGAVVYGKTEEFKTFSIIFSAIILEAFPFMLMGALLGGFVDVFLSREQLVRILPQNPIKAIILAAFMGICFPVCECAIVPVVRKFLQKGMPLGAAVAFLLGGPIVNPLVFSSTFVAYSFSWDVPVLRTLIGASIAVGIGILINMFISESRGVLPGKGHDHHCGSCGCGHDHEILAKQPFVKKIASAFSHAALDFYDIGRFLVIGAFIAAVLQTVISRQAFFSMDTGAYASVGVMMILAFVLNLCSEADAFIAASLAPVGVPFSAQMAFMVLGPMLDIKLIIMYLGVFTKKMIFTLCFTIVFFVLFAMVVLQFALTTGAWTGVGP
- a CDS encoding PilZ domain-containing protein; this translates as MDRYSEKRKYMRMECNNPAYVYRYEDQGSYYDAGMYNYSSGGNYLISDEKMDIGQQVYIRIKNYDKASKGVEKYENYTGYVKWSTELGTSHPRGQYGYGIEYAEPVYY
- a CDS encoding L-lactate dehydrogenase (quinone) large subunit LdhH, with the translated sequence MEQKFKQSIDRAINDANLTGALGKFSEDYKVNRARAYEGIDFEDLRSTIAQRKAYAAQHLDELCAMFKENAENAGAKVFLAKTPAHVRDYILKVARENNVKTVVKSKSMATEEIHLNAHLEKAGISVGETDLGEWIIQLAGQRPSHMVMPAIHLTREEVADIFSKEVDERLSTDIPRLVAVARNELRAKFLKADMGISGANMAVAETGTLTIVTNEGNARLVTSLPRIHVAVVGVEKIVEKLADIVPILRALPRSATAQQLTSYVTMITGRTPNEDGSMKDLHIVLMDNRRSEMAADPKFKQAMQCIRCASCLNVCPIFRLVGGHVFGKVYTGGIGTILTAWYDQFKSAEDIQGLCIQCGACKDVCPGKIDIPALIMEIRRRLVNDQGIPGVTKSIYKVVNNRRLFHSMLRTASLAGKPFTKGRFIRHLPFFLSDLTHDRSLPAIAAKPFRDVFKTIKQPDCREKVVFYAGCLIDFAYPEMGEAVVKILNKAGIEVLFPEKQTCCGAPARYNGAYEVAANNAEDNIEALLENSDARYVICACPTCTVALDREFIDTFESIGKHDKVAKAKQLAGKVIDFSTLVKKLVDEERLTLSAGEQLGKITYHDSCHLKRTLKAEQPPRQLLTQSGFALAEMFECDTCCGMGGSYSLKLPKISGSILTRKLTNIKNTGAGAVAMDCPGCVMQIRGGLDQDGADIKVYHTAELIAGQLKD
- a CDS encoding FadR/GntR family transcriptional regulator: MVRQIYKPMTQDTPPMTFKPIKPKKISSQIAQQIRESILRGEFSPGDKLPPERKLTQMFGVSRPSVREALNMLASSGLVMSYQGGGTVVQSLIDADQDNALSELIRTQRERALEVIEVRKGIEALTAYYAAERATPEDIDRMEEILCRMDVQLKDKKPLEDLDAKLHLQIARATHNVIWLHLMQGIFDAMKDFQRGVWRNVYALGDDTRLLFDHHRRIVAAIRDHNANAARTAMAEHLTFSEKRCAHYITQEATRDNGSNNR